The following proteins are co-located in the Roseovarius arcticus genome:
- a CDS encoding tetratricopeptide repeat protein, with amino-acid sequence MGVLRFNLNPVLALVLALSAPALALAQDTARLDGMYEALENAPPPEADRLGREIMLELSKSGSPAMNLLLKRGRAAMAAGDTGLAIELLSALTDHAPGFAEGWHARSVAFARAGMMGPAMADLERALTLDPRNFAAIYSLGALLEEIGQPALAYEAYGRVAAIHPHFDDVAAALARLEGETQGSDL; translated from the coding sequence ATGGGCGTTCTTCGATTCAATCTCAATCCTGTCCTTGCGCTGGTTCTGGCGCTGTCGGCGCCTGCATTGGCGCTGGCGCAGGATACGGCACGCCTCGATGGCATGTATGAGGCACTGGAAAATGCCCCCCCGCCCGAGGCCGATAGGCTGGGTCGCGAAATCATGCTGGAGCTGTCGAAGTCCGGCTCGCCTGCGATGAATTTGCTTCTTAAACGCGGGCGCGCAGCGATGGCGGCTGGTGACACAGGCCTCGCGATCGAGCTGTTGAGTGCGCTGACCGATCACGCACCCGGCTTTGCCGAGGGGTGGCACGCCCGCTCCGTCGCTTTTGCACGCGCCGGCATGATGGGCCCTGCGATGGCTGATCTTGAACGCGCGCTGACGCTCGATCCGCGCAATTTCGCCGCGATCTACAGCCTTGGCGCGCTGCTGGAGGAGATTGGCCAACCGGCCCTCGCCTATGAGGCGTATGGCCGCGTTGCCGCGATCCACCCGCATTTCGACGATGTCGCAGCCGCGCTCGCGCGGCTTGAGGGCGAAACCCAAGGCAGCGACCTCTGA